In a single window of the Anaerocolumna cellulosilytica genome:
- a CDS encoding ABC transporter ATP-binding protein: protein MNQLLRIEHIEKYYGNKGNLTKAIDDISFEVQNGEFIAIMGASGSGKTTLLNCISTIDTVSAGHILLSSTDITEIKEKELARFRRENLGFIFQDFNLLDTLTISENIAMALTINKVPVAEIEPRVKQMAEKLDIVPILDKFPYQVSGGQKQRCACARAMINNPKMILADEPTGALDSHSAQMLLTTIQTMNQELGATILMVTHDAFTASYAKRILFLKDGQIFTEILRGEQSRKQLFGKILDVMTLLGGDLSDIR from the coding sequence ATGAATCAACTTTTAAGGATTGAACATATTGAAAAATACTACGGCAACAAAGGCAATCTTACCAAAGCCATTGATGACATCAGCTTTGAGGTGCAAAACGGTGAATTTATTGCCATTATGGGGGCTTCCGGTTCTGGAAAGACAACCTTATTGAACTGTATTTCCACCATTGATACCGTCAGTGCCGGTCATATTTTATTAAGCAGCACTGATATAACAGAAATCAAGGAAAAAGAACTTGCTCGTTTCCGCAGAGAAAATCTTGGATTTATCTTTCAGGATTTCAACTTGTTGGATACACTCACCATCAGCGAAAATATTGCAATGGCCTTGACCATCAACAAGGTACCGGTAGCAGAAATTGAACCTCGTGTAAAGCAGATGGCTGAAAAACTGGATATCGTGCCGATACTGGATAAGTTCCCCTATCAGGTTTCAGGAGGCCAGAAACAGCGCTGTGCCTGCGCAAGAGCCATGATCAACAATCCTAAGATGATACTGGCAGACGAGCCTACCGGAGCGTTAGACAGCCACTCGGCGCAGATGCTTTTAACGACTATTCAAACCATGAACCAAGAGCTGGGCGCAACTATCCTGATGGTAACCCATGATGCGTTTACAGCAAGCTATGCAAAGAGAATTTTATTCCTAAAGGACGGCCAGATTTTTACGGAAATTCTTCGTGGGGAACAAAGCAGAAAGCAATTGTTCGGGAAAATCCTTGATGTGATGACACTGCTGGGAGGTGATTTATCTGATATACGGTAA
- a CDS encoding sensor histidine kinase, with protein sequence MRYKEYLRDQLPAIVTHILSMLLCVVFLSAIDIQASIISILLVFWILIVAIYIHIRFFLRKRYFAELLLQLERLDKKYLISEVMEHPILTEDKIYHRLLKAANKSMMEQVSESKQERKEYKEYIEQWIHDVKTPISAMKLLCENNKSDITRKLMAELTKVSHYTDQALYYARSENVEKDYFIKEVSLSEIIHAAVAENKQLLLQNHISIEINDCDNTVYTDEKWIGFILNQLIANAVKYSGKEPKIGFEENSKQGQVVLIIRDNGVGISESDLPRIFEKGFTGENGRTGKSSTGIGLFLCKRLCEKLGIGIAVKSESGQGTQVELYFPKGDFVKVQE encoded by the coding sequence ATGAGGTATAAAGAGTATTTAAGAGATCAGCTCCCTGCTATTGTTACCCATATTCTGTCCATGCTTTTGTGTGTGGTTTTCTTGTCGGCAATCGATATACAGGCAAGCATTATTTCGATTCTGTTGGTTTTCTGGATTCTGATTGTCGCAATCTATATCCATATCCGCTTCTTTTTACGGAAAAGGTATTTTGCAGAGCTTCTTTTACAACTGGAACGGTTGGATAAGAAATATTTAATTTCTGAAGTTATGGAGCATCCCATACTGACAGAAGATAAAATTTATCATAGGCTTCTAAAAGCTGCAAATAAATCCATGATGGAGCAGGTGTCAGAATCCAAACAAGAGCGCAAGGAGTACAAGGAATATATTGAGCAATGGATACACGATGTCAAAACGCCTATTTCGGCAATGAAGCTCCTATGCGAAAACAATAAATCCGATATCACTCGAAAGCTAATGGCAGAGCTTACAAAGGTCAGTCACTACACCGATCAGGCACTTTATTATGCCAGAAGCGAAAATGTGGAAAAGGATTATTTCATCAAAGAAGTTTCCCTGTCGGAAATAATCCATGCCGCTGTTGCAGAGAACAAGCAGCTTCTGCTTCAAAACCATATTTCGATTGAAATAAATGATTGTGACAATACGGTCTATACCGATGAAAAATGGATTGGATTTATCTTGAATCAGCTCATTGCTAATGCGGTGAAATATAGTGGAAAAGAACCAAAGATAGGTTTTGAGGAAAATTCCAAGCAAGGCCAAGTCGTTTTGATCATTCGTGACAATGGTGTTGGGATATCAGAAAGTGATCTGCCTCGGATTTTCGAAAAAGGCTTTACCGGTGAAAACGGCAGAACTGGGAAAAGTTCCACCGGGATTGGTTTGTTCTTATGCAAACGCCTTTGTGAGAAGCTGGGCATTGGCATTGCCGTAAAGTCCGAGTCCGGACAAGGAACACAGGTAGAGTTGTATTTCCCCAAAGGAGATTTTGTCAAAGTGCAGGAGTGA
- a CDS encoding response regulator transcription factor has translation MYQIMVIEDDPVIQEELSVLLKSNGYEVILPKDFFNIISEIQKSPSHLILLDINLPVQDGFKICSGIRTFSNVPIIFVTSRNTDMDELNSIMLGGDDFITKPYNTSILLARIASLLKRTYASEHAEVLTYQEVTLHLENSKIEYQGNSAELTKNELKIMVFLFRNAGKIVPRADLVEYLWDSQLYVDDNALSVNITRIREKLKSIGVTDFIQTKHRQGYLI, from the coding sequence ATGTATCAAATTATGGTGATTGAAGATGATCCAGTTATTCAGGAAGAGTTATCGGTGCTTCTGAAAAGTAATGGCTATGAAGTAATCCTGCCAAAGGATTTTTTTAATATTATCAGTGAAATACAGAAAAGTCCCTCACATCTGATTTTGTTGGATATCAACCTGCCTGTACAGGACGGCTTTAAAATTTGTTCGGGAATACGCACATTTTCCAATGTGCCGATCATCTTTGTCACAAGCCGTAACACAGACATGGATGAACTGAACAGCATCATGCTGGGCGGTGATGATTTTATCACAAAACCGTACAATACTTCTATTTTGCTGGCTCGTATTGCATCACTGCTAAAACGCACCTATGCTTCGGAACACGCAGAAGTTTTGACCTATCAAGAGGTAACCCTGCATCTGGAGAACAGCAAAATTGAGTATCAGGGGAATTCGGCAGAGCTGACGAAAAACGAGTTGAAAATCATGGTGTTTCTTTTTCGCAATGCAGGAAAAATTGTTCCCCGTGCGGATTTGGTGGAATACCTTTGGGACAGCCAACTTTATGTGGATGATAATGCCCTTAGCGTAAATATTACGAGAATCCGGGAAAAATTAAAGAGCATCGGGGTAACGGACTTTATCCAGACGAAGCATCGGCAGGGGTATTTGATATGA
- a CDS encoding DNA-binding protein has product MLDYISVQQVSDKWEISKRRIQKLCEENRIDGAVRFGHAWAIPKDAPKPVDGRLKENRKKE; this is encoded by the coding sequence ATGCTTGATTATATATCCGTGCAGCAGGTTTCTGACAAATGGGAAATTTCCAAGCGGAGAATACAAAAGCTCTGCGAAGAAAATCGAATTGACGGAGCGGTTCGTTTCGGTCATGCTTGGGCAATTCCCAAGGATGCACCAAAGCCTGTAGACGGCAGACTGAAAGAAAACAGGAAAAAGGAGTGA
- a CDS encoding helix-turn-helix transcriptional regulator, whose product MEELLNSFGQTIKDARIAAGMTQDALAEQAGVTPRYIMAIENENKHPRMPVLLKIIRTLKISADTIFYPEIQHTDREKEQLLHMIQLCGEKEIKIAAATVKAILDAR is encoded by the coding sequence GTGGAGGAATTACTGAACTCATTTGGCCAGACCATAAAGGATGCCCGGATTGCCGCAGGCATGACACAGGATGCGCTTGCGGAACAGGCCGGGGTAACGCCAAGATACATAATGGCTATTGAAAACGAAAATAAACACCCAAGAATGCCGGTGCTGCTCAAGATCATACGCACCTTGAAAATATCAGCCGATACGATCTTTTATCCGGAAATTCAACATACAGACAGAGAAAAAGAACAGCTTCTGCACATGATCCAGCTGTGCGGCGAAAAGGAAATCAAGATAGCCGCCGCAACCGTTAAGGCAATATTGGATGCCAGATAA
- a CDS encoding helix-turn-helix domain-containing protein, with translation MSYLSSLYAADVPHRAVVVYRYLKDRANKDGTCYPAIGTIAKDLKLSRRTVQRAIADLEKGGHLQKEQRWRENGGKSSLLFTVK, from the coding sequence TTGAGCTATCTGTCCTCTCTCTATGCTGCTGATGTTCCGCACCGTGCTGTGGTGGTGTACCGTTACCTGAAAGACCGGGCAAACAAGGATGGAACCTGTTATCCTGCCATCGGTACCATTGCTAAGGACTTGAAGCTCTCCCGCCGCACGGTGCAGAGAGCCATCGCTGACCTTGAAAAGGGTGGCCATCTTCAAAAGGAGCAGCGCTGGCGAGAAAACGGTGGCAAGAGCAGTCTGTTGTTTACGGTAAAGTAA
- a CDS encoding DUF3991 and toprim domain-containing protein — protein sequence MSGYIYFTDEQKERANSVDLVDFLQRQGEKLLPSGRDKRLDSDHSITVRENRWYDHASEEGSYAIDLVKRLYNLSFPEAVSLLLGGEQGVEYRQHSKSSESEQRKPFALPPIHTDMRRVFAYLIKQRCISREVLSEFAREKLLFEDAEYHNAVFVGFDEKGVARHAHKKSTATGSSFRINVEGSHPAYSFHYISKNPYPHNLFVFEAPIDMLSYISLHPQNWKNASYVALNGVSEQPVLKLIECYPQLQGVTLCLDNDEAGRKAASRIHKTLREQGFEDVAYDVSAHKDWNDDLKAIEPQEQSESTLTMM from the coding sequence GTGTCAGGCTACATCTATTTTACAGACGAACAAAAGGAACGTGCCAACTCGGTGGACTTGGTGGATTTCCTCCAGCGGCAGGGAGAGAAGCTCCTGCCCTCCGGCAGAGATAAGCGGCTGGACAGCGATCACAGCATCACGGTTCGGGAAAATCGCTGGTACGATCACGCTTCTGAGGAGGGCAGCTATGCCATCGACCTTGTGAAACGGCTCTATAACCTGTCTTTCCCGGAGGCAGTCAGCCTGCTGCTGGGCGGTGAACAGGGTGTGGAATACCGCCAGCACAGCAAAAGCAGTGAGTCGGAGCAGCGAAAGCCCTTTGCTCTGCCTCCAATCCACACCGATATGCGCCGGGTGTTCGCCTATCTCATCAAGCAGCGCTGCATCAGCCGGGAGGTTCTTTCCGAGTTTGCCAGAGAGAAGCTGCTTTTTGAGGATGCCGAATACCACAACGCCGTGTTTGTAGGCTTTGATGAAAAAGGTGTTGCCCGTCATGCCCATAAGAAAAGCACGGCAACCGGCAGCAGCTTTCGCATCAATGTGGAGGGCAGCCATCCGGCCTACAGCTTTCATTACATTTCCAAGAATCCCTATCCACACAACCTGTTTGTATTTGAAGCGCCCATCGATATGCTGTCCTACATCAGCCTGCATCCCCAGAACTGGAAAAACGCCAGCTATGTGGCGTTAAACGGTGTGTCGGAGCAGCCTGTCCTGAAGCTGATAGAGTGTTACCCTCAGCTTCAAGGGGTTACTCTCTGCCTTGATAATGACGAAGCTGGGCGCAAGGCTGCCAGCCGCATTCATAAAACATTGCGGGAACAGGGATTTGAAGATGTGGCGTATGATGTTTCGGCACACAAAGACTGGAATGATGATTTGAAAGCAATAGAGCCGCAAGAGCAGAGTGAGTCGACGCTGACGATGATGTAA
- the mobP3 gene encoding MobP3 family relaxase: MPKIIFTSQYMRDAPPAQLENYVKYIGTREGVEKIDESKLLLPATVKQRQLIGQLIRDIPTAKDMLEYADYCESPTIGNATEFISLALEQNLNLIGKRENYVDYIAGRPRVERIGEHGLFTDAGVPVVLAQVQEDVCNHKGAVWTHVISLRREDAARLGYDSGRQWQDLLRSKKAMLCKHMKIDSENLRWYAAFHNESHHPHVHLMVYSSKDNDGFLTEPAIEAMRSELAHDIFRQDFAHIYEHQNEARSQLKQGAADVLAELLSQVQDCVCENKAIEADLLLLSKRLQNTGGKKVYGYLKADVKAIIDRIVDELSKGERIDKLYRAWNDWQNEILKTYTNKLPPLPPLSQQKQFKSIKNMVIAEALKLGGHHVSFEDEAVPEPELPEPADVHSDDVFLEPADTVFRAEWSKQYKLARKYLYGSEDVPQDFDKAYSLFLLEAESGNALAMHDLGRMFVDGLGREIDLQAAHAWYEKALAAFLSAEEEKAKPYLEYRIGKMYAAGLGTAQGYGQAASWFQEAVEKNHKYAQYSLGCLYSRGQGVSQDYAQALRLYTLSADQGNPYADYELAKMYRDGVGTPVDVTASEQHFKAAFTGFYRLEKDSHDDKLQYRLGQMLYTGTGTEKDAQAAVSYLEKSAQLGNVNAQYLLGKVCLETGIGNPAHVIAWMTKAAEAGNAEAQYALGKLYRDGLHVEKDMQKAVAMFTAAAEQKNEYAAYQLGKLYLSGTDIPKNVSKAVKWFTLSSDLGNSYAQYALAKLYLTGDGIPKDVGAAIRLFTLSAEQKNEFAAYQLGKLYFQGEDVPKNVEAAIRWLIASAEQGNQLAQYALGKLYFYDGDVPRDKERSLYWLGLSAAQGNIYAQYLIDNISSYRNPSMLLVATRMMHRLENLFREDYRRTAGIAAGQIDRKRRRKLQEKKQAQGHKRDDHAPQIHL, encoded by the coding sequence ATGCCGAAAATCATATTCACCTCGCAATACATGCGGGATGCACCGCCAGCCCAGCTCGAAAATTATGTGAAGTACATCGGAACCCGTGAGGGTGTAGAAAAAATTGACGAGAGCAAGCTGCTGCTACCGGCGACGGTCAAACAGCGGCAACTCATCGGGCAGCTAATCCGGGATATTCCTACTGCCAAGGATATGCTGGAATATGCCGACTACTGCGAAAGCCCCACCATCGGCAACGCTACCGAGTTTATCTCCCTGGCATTGGAGCAGAACCTCAACCTCATTGGCAAGCGTGAAAATTATGTGGATTACATCGCAGGCCGCCCCCGTGTGGAGCGCATCGGCGAACATGGTTTGTTCACCGATGCGGGAGTGCCGGTGGTGCTGGCGCAGGTGCAGGAGGATGTGTGCAATCACAAGGGCGCTGTCTGGACTCATGTCATCAGCCTGCGCAGGGAGGATGCTGCAAGGCTCGGATACGATAGCGGCAGGCAGTGGCAGGATTTACTGCGCAGCAAAAAAGCCATGCTCTGCAAGCATATGAAAATAGACAGCGAGAACCTCCGCTGGTACGCTGCCTTTCATAATGAAAGCCACCATCCACATGTGCATCTCATGGTTTACTCCTCCAAGGACAATGATGGATTTCTCACCGAGCCTGCCATTGAAGCCATGCGCTCTGAACTGGCGCATGATATTTTCCGTCAGGACTTTGCCCATATTTATGAACATCAGAACGAAGCCCGCAGCCAGCTCAAGCAGGGTGCTGCCGATGTGCTGGCCGAGCTGCTTTCACAGGTGCAGGATTGTGTCTGCGAAAATAAAGCCATCGAAGCGGATCTGCTGCTGTTATCGAAACGGCTTCAAAACACAGGGGGCAAAAAGGTGTATGGTTATCTCAAAGCAGATGTGAAAGCCATCATCGACCGCATCGTAGATGAGCTTTCCAAAGGGGAACGGATCGACAAGCTGTACCGGGCATGGAACGACTGGCAGAATGAAATCCTCAAAACTTACACCAACAAGCTGCCGCCCCTTCCTCCACTCTCCCAGCAGAAACAATTTAAGAGCATTAAAAACATGGTGATTGCCGAAGCATTAAAGCTGGGTGGTCACCATGTTTCATTTGAGGATGAAGCTGTGCCGGAACCAGAGCTGCCGGAGCCTGCAGATGTTCACTCAGATGATGTGTTTCTGGAGCCTGCAGATACAGTCTTCCGTGCCGAATGGAGTAAGCAATACAAGCTGGCGAGAAAGTATCTCTACGGCAGCGAGGATGTGCCGCAGGATTTTGATAAGGCATACAGCCTGTTCCTGCTGGAAGCGGAATCCGGCAATGCCCTTGCTATGCACGACCTCGGCAGGATGTTTGTTGATGGCTTGGGTCGTGAAATTGATTTACAGGCCGCTCACGCATGGTATGAAAAAGCGCTGGCCGCCTTTTTATCCGCAGAGGAAGAAAAAGCAAAGCCCTATCTGGAATACCGCATCGGAAAAATGTATGCCGCTGGTCTTGGTACTGCACAGGGCTATGGGCAGGCGGCTTCATGGTTTCAGGAGGCGGTAGAGAAAAACCATAAATACGCTCAATACTCCCTCGGCTGTTTGTATTCCCGTGGTCAGGGTGTGTCGCAGGATTATGCGCAGGCGCTCCGGCTCTATACCCTGTCCGCCGATCAGGGAAACCCCTATGCAGATTATGAGCTTGCCAAAATGTATCGTGACGGTGTTGGCACACCGGTGGATGTTACTGCTTCCGAGCAGCATTTCAAGGCTGCCTTTACCGGCTTTTATCGTCTGGAAAAGGACAGCCATGATGACAAGCTGCAATACCGCCTCGGTCAGATGCTCTATACAGGAACCGGTACAGAAAAGGATGCGCAGGCTGCGGTTTCCTATCTTGAGAAATCGGCGCAGCTTGGCAATGTGAATGCCCAATATTTGCTGGGCAAGGTGTGTCTGGAAACCGGTATCGGAAATCCGGCGCATGTCATAGCGTGGATGACCAAAGCCGCAGAGGCCGGAAACGCCGAGGCGCAGTATGCTCTCGGCAAGCTGTATCGGGATGGTCTTCATGTGGAGAAAGATATGCAAAAAGCAGTAGCCATGTTTACAGCCGCCGCAGAACAGAAAAACGAGTATGCAGCCTATCAGCTCGGCAAGCTCTATCTCTCCGGTACGGATATCCCGAAGAATGTTTCGAAAGCAGTCAAGTGGTTTACGCTCTCCTCTGACCTTGGCAATTCCTACGCCCAATATGCCTTGGCGAAGTTGTATCTTACCGGTGATGGCATTCCCAAGGATGTCGGTGCGGCAATCCGACTGTTTACCTTATCGGCAGAACAGAAAAACGAATTTGCGGCTTACCAGCTCGGCAAGCTCTATTTTCAAGGAGAAGATGTCCCAAAAAATGTGGAAGCCGCTATCCGATGGCTGATAGCTTCAGCTGAGCAGGGAAATCAGCTTGCGCAGTATGCTCTCGGCAAGCTGTACTTCTATGACGGTGATGTTCCCCGTGACAAGGAAAGGAGCCTTTACTGGTTGGGGCTGTCTGCGGCGCAGGGCAATATCTATGCACAGTACCTGATTGACAACATCAGCAGCTACCGCAACCCCTCGATGTTGTTGGTTGCCACCCGGATGATGCATCGGCTGGAAAATCTGTTCCGAGAGGATTATCGCAGAACCGCAGGAATCGCTGCCGGTCAAATCGACCGCAAGCGCAGACGGAAGCTACAGGAGAAAAAGCAGGCGCAGGGTCACAAGCGGGATGACCATGCGCCACAAATTCATTTATGA
- a CDS encoding MerR family transcriptional regulator, protein MLIKEVCEKCRLTKKAIEYYESKNLIHPQILENGYRDYSDTDVSALKEISVLRKCGISIADIAEILTSSNKPAALAKCKYITELRMQRLNDIQKCMDSLIANYDVNREFDYLQTHDEDLYTIKEKLVFAFPGNYGLYVSMHFGRFLNGTIETEEQRKAYDAIVQYLDHVDLYLPAELSEFLEALFNASEKIDALKIEEETNGRMHEMLADTDGYLERNREEIEQYIEFKRSDEYQNSEAGKIQGYMLDFQKESGYQEVLIANMKILSPAYAEYLKEVEAANDIMLKKFPKAKEMYELN, encoded by the coding sequence ATGCTGATAAAAGAAGTTTGTGAGAAATGCAGGCTGACCAAAAAAGCGATAGAATATTACGAGTCTAAAAATTTGATACATCCGCAGATACTCGAAAACGGATACAGGGATTACAGCGATACCGATGTATCTGCATTGAAAGAGATATCTGTGCTTAGAAAATGTGGTATCAGCATTGCCGATATTGCAGAGATACTAACCAGCTCAAACAAACCGGCAGCTTTAGCCAAGTGCAAATATATCACGGAATTACGGATGCAGCGTTTGAACGATATACAAAAGTGTATGGACAGCCTGATTGCCAATTACGATGTGAATCGTGAATTTGACTATCTGCAAACGCATGATGAGGACTTATACACCATAAAAGAGAAATTGGTTTTTGCTTTCCCCGGAAACTATGGACTTTATGTATCGATGCATTTTGGCCGCTTCTTGAACGGAACAATTGAAACTGAGGAACAACGAAAAGCTTATGATGCTATCGTGCAGTACCTTGATCATGTGGATTTGTACTTGCCTGCGGAGCTTTCTGAATTTCTGGAAGCGCTTTTCAATGCAAGTGAAAAAATCGATGCGCTAAAGATCGAAGAAGAAACAAATGGCAGGATGCATGAAATGCTTGCCGATACAGACGGATACTTGGAACGCAACCGGGAAGAAATTGAACAGTATATCGAATTTAAAAGATCTGATGAGTATCAGAATTCCGAAGCAGGCAAAATTCAAGGGTATATGTTGGATTTTCAAAAAGAAAGTGGTTATCAGGAAGTTTTAATAGCCAACATGAAAATACTCAGTCCCGCTTATGCCGAATATTTAAAAGAGGTTGAAGCGGCAAATGATATTATGCTGAAAAAGTTTCCAAAAGCAAAGGAAATGTATGAATTAAATTAA